Genomic DNA from Leptospira brenneri:
GTATAACGAACTAGTCTTCCCGAAGTTCCCTGTAGCCGAGCCTCTGGAGGAGGCGTTGGCGTCGGCACGTCTTCTTGCGGAGCAAGAAGCGTGACGGAAGGGAATTTGCCGTAGGCCGAGTGAGGGCTTGTCCCGAAACGTAGCGGGAAGACGCTGTTATGCGCTGCGACTTTTTGGCTCGTCAGTTACATTATTTATATTCTTTAATAAAAATGTTCATATTTCTAGAATTTGTTTAAACTACATAAAGAGAAGCTAGAAATATTAGTATGGAAAGTGTTATTAGATAAATACAAATTTTATCAGGTCCAGATATTATTCTTATATTGTTTTGATTTGCTATAGAATTTAAATATATTTTTGAATCTTTGAATTGATTGTTTAATCCAGTTGAGAAGTTTAAAGTGACCAACGATTTATTTTTCATTAATAATCCGATAGTAGAATACCAGAAAAAATCATCAAAATAAATCGATTGAATTTCGTTAAGATTGAAACTCAATTCTTTCACTGGTAAATTCATATTTTTATGATTAATAAAAATATTTTCATCAGAGATTGCCAAAATCGCTTTGCTGTGGTTCAGAATTTCATAAGAAAACATTTTTTTCACTAGCAAAGGAAGGATGGTGTATATTAAAAATGGTATAATTGATTTTATAAAAATAGCAAAAGTTAATGTAAAAAATATTATCCAAGGAGTATATCTCCTATGTTCATTTCTGATGAAAATTCTTACTTTATATGAATTTTGCTTTATTTTGAATGGATTGAACATTTTCCTTTAATGAATTTTAACTGGATTTTTTTGAAACTTACCGGAAAAATTTGATCTTTTTCAAAAATGATTTATGTCGTTGCGCATAACGAACTAGACTTACCGAAGTTCCCTGACCCTGAGTCCCGGAACGGGACGTTAGGGACTGGCACGGAGTTTGCAGATGCAAACGAGTGACAGAAAGGGAATTTGCCGTAGGCCGAGTGAGGGCTTGTCCCGAAACGTAGCGGGAAGGCGCTGTTATGCGCTGTGACTGGTTCGGAAAATTAAAATTTTTCGGAAAAATATTTTTCATAATTTTCTTTCCCGATTCCAATTTCATTCATAAACCAGATCCATATTTCTTGAGTAGTCCTTAATGATAAAAGTAAGTCTTCAAAAGATAAGCTAATCAACTCATGCATTTTTTTTGGCGTAGGGTGTTTGATAAGTTTTGTATAAAAATAGTCTAGTTTTTTAAAGTTTTCATATAGTCTTCTGTTTACTTGGGAAAGCTTTTTTCCATTACTGTCTTTGAAATTGCTAACTAGCTGAAATAGCGGAGGCACTTTTGAATTTTGTTGTTCTTGAATATTTAATCCAAATAGTGTTACAAGTGATTGTCCCAATAAAAGAAAGATTGGAATAATCGATTGAATACTTACTTTTTCTTTCTTTTCGATATTTCTGAATAAGTAAACTGCATCACGCCAATATTGTAACTGAAGATTAATTATTTCTGTTATGAATTTTTCGTTTTGGTAGACTAGCTCATGAGATCCTGTTTGGCAAATAGCATATTTAGGAATGTATTCAACTTTTTCGAGAGCCATAATTCTAATTTAAAGTTTTTTTACCAAAAAAGTAGCCGATCAATGTTCCGAACAAGACACCAATTGTTGGATTAAATTTATCCATAACAGCTAGATAAATTGATGCAATTACTACTAATACGATTACTATTGTTTGTTGAATAAGTAGGTATGTCTTTTGCTTATGATTATTTGTTACATTAATTTTTGTTAATTCGACATTCTTATCTAAAGTAGACTTTTTTATATCTTCAATTAAACTAATAATTCTTTTTACTATTTCATGCCCTGGTTCCGACATTAGATAGTCCATAATTTCAATTGGTGCTAGTTCTTCTTCTGGTTCTTCATTCGGATCTTTTTTCATTTTTTTCTCTATTAAAATAGGTTTTCAGTCATTGCGCATAACGAACTAGACTTAACGACGTTCCCCGGCCCTGAGTCCCTGAAGGGGACGTTAGGGACTGGAGCGAGGCTTGCGGCGGCAAGAGGAGTTCCAGAGGGGAATGTGTCGTAGACCGAGCGAGGGCTCGTCCCGACGCGAAGCGGTAAGTTGCTGTTATGCGACGTTCTGTATTAATATAAATCTATTTCTTTAACTGATATTTCGTCTTTTATGGAGATTTCAAGACCCTTTAGGAAGTATTTTATCCAATCATCAAAGGAGCCATATAATGATACACATCTTAGGATTGTATTGGATCTTTCTCGTTCTCTACGTATTGCAGATTTTAGTAGAATGAAATTTTTGTTATAAATTTGATTTTTTAAAAAATATAGAATTATCAAAATTCTACAAGTTTTCTCATTTCCATCCTCAAATGGATGAATTGCCATAAATTGATAATATAGTATAGCTGCATGAATATAAGGATATTCGCTTTTTTCGTTAAAAGAATTTATCCAGTCCTCCATTAAGTTGTTAATATTGCTATAGTGTGGCGGAACAAAGTCCGCAATAACAGGGTTCAATGCACGATTTGAATCAATCCAATTTTGTTGTTTTTTGAATTCGCCTATAAGAATATTTGTAGTTGGAAAATTTTCAAATAATAGTCGATGTATTCTTTTCGGTAGGTCTAAATCATTTCTTTCTATTGTAATTAATTTAACCGATTGTTGAAGTATATCTATACATTTTATAGATTTTTCTTTTATTAGTGGAATATTGAGGTGATAAGAATTTTCTATTTGGGCTCTAATTTCGAGTAACCAGCTTTCAATATTAATTAAATCTATTTTTTCTATATTTAAATCTGAAATATCTTTATCAAATTTAATATTATTTTTAATATCTGGATAGTGTGTTTTAAGTAAAAAAGGGTTAAATGCATTGTATTTAACAACTATTTTTTTTAAACCATTTCCTGATTCATCATTTTGATTATAATCAGGAAATGATTCTTTGTGATTCGTTAGAAATCCATAGGATCTGGCATTAAAATTCATTTTCATTATTAAATATTGTTACAGAATGTCGCATAACGAACTAGGGGAGACGACGTTTCCCGACCCTGAGTCCCGACGGGACGTTAGGGACTGGCACGGAGTTTGCGAATGCAAACGAGTGACAGAAGGGAAATGTGTCGGAGACCAAGCGAGGCCGTGAGTGCCGAAGCGCCGCGTTTCCCCGTAGTTATACGCAGTCGGAAACGGTTTAATTTTCTAAAAATGGCCGAAAGTCTTCTAAGACTTTAGTCATTAGCTTTTTCGTTATATCAGGAAAAACTAAGCTTAAGTCTACGAAATTATAATATAGTCCAGAGTAAATTAAACTTTCTTCAGCATATATTTTTGAAAAAAGATTTTTTCCAGATCTGTTTTGTAAGGTAATATCAATATTGAGATTACATTCATTACCCATCACAGGTAATCCGAAATACCAAGTAAGAGGTCCAAAAAGCCCTAGCCAATAAGTATAGAGTTTTCTAGAGCAGTAGAAAGTATTTATTTTTCCTGAAATAACATAATCAGCAGAATTAATCTTTTCATCAGAAATATATAAATTTTTGAAATTGTATTTATTTTCTAATTCAAGTTTAAGAATATCAGCGATATAATATTTGATTGGGGAGTTAATAGACATTCTATCGGCTTCAGGAAAATTCAATTCGGTGCCGGCAGCTTTAAGAAAAGGAAGAAAAATTAGTCCTGTTTTATCAGTATTTTCACCTTTTCTGAAATCCTGAAATGGTTGAATTTTCAAACTCTTATTAATCTTAACTTTCGAATTATTTTTATTTTCTAAAAAATAATTCTGAGTAGGTATACTTATACATGATGTGAGTAAAGAAATTGTAATTATTATCTTTTTTACTTTAATTATATTCATATTTAAGATTTTTTTCCGATTGCGTATAACGAACTAGACTTAACGACGTTCCTCGACCCTGAGTCCCTGAAGGGGACGTTAGGGACTGGAACGACG
This window encodes:
- a CDS encoding Fic family protein, giving the protein MNFNARSYGFLTNHKESFPDYNQNDESGNGLKKIVVKYNAFNPFLLKTHYPDIKNNIKFDKDISDLNIEKIDLINIESWLLEIRAQIENSYHLNIPLIKEKSIKCIDILQQSVKLITIERNDLDLPKRIHRLLFENFPTTNILIGEFKKQQNWIDSNRALNPVIADFVPPHYSNINNLMEDWINSFNEKSEYPYIHAAILYYQFMAIHPFEDGNEKTCRILIILYFLKNQIYNKNFILLKSAIRRERERSNTILRCVSLYGSFDDWIKYFLKGLEISIKDEISVKEIDLY